The following proteins are co-located in the Salvelinus namaycush isolate Seneca chromosome 33, SaNama_1.0, whole genome shotgun sequence genome:
- the naa50 gene encoding N-alpha-acetyltransferase 50 isoform X1, whose protein sequence is MKGSRIELGDVTPHNIKQLKRLNQVIFPVSYNDKFYKDVLEVGELAKLAYFNDIAVGAVCCRVDHSQNQKRLYIMTLGCLAPYRRLGIGTKMLNHVLNICEKDGTFDNIYLHVQISNESAIDFYQKFGFEIIETKKNYYKRIEPADAHVLQKSLRSPCAPPGGELQKAE, encoded by the exons ATGAAAGG TAGCCGGATCGAGCTGGGGGATGTTACGCCCCACAACATTAAACAGTTGAAACGCCTCAACCAGGTCATCTTCCCCGTCAGCTACAATGACAAATTCTACAAGGACGTGCTCGAAGTGGGAGAGCTCGCCAAGCTAG CGTACTTCAATGACATTGCGGTGGGGGCAGTGTGCTGCAGAGTGGACCACTCTCAGAACCAGAAGAGACTGTACATCATGACACTGGGCTGCCTAGCGCCCTACCGCAGATTAGGCATAG GAACGAAGATGCTGAACCATGTGTTAAACATCTGTGAGAAGGATGGCACTTTTGACAACATTTACCT TCATGTGCAGATCAGCAACGAGTCTGCAATCGACTTCTACCAGAAGTTTGGCTTTGAGATCATTGAGACGAAAAAGAACTACTACAAGAGGATAGAACCGGCAGATGCCCACGTGCTTCAGAAGAGCCTGCGCAGCCCTTGTGCGCCCCCTGGGGGAGAGCTGCAGAAGGCAGAGTAG
- the naa50 gene encoding N-alpha-acetyltransferase 50 isoform X2, with protein MKGRIELGDVTPHNIKQLKRLNQVIFPVSYNDKFYKDVLEVGELAKLAYFNDIAVGAVCCRVDHSQNQKRLYIMTLGCLAPYRRLGIGTKMLNHVLNICEKDGTFDNIYLHVQISNESAIDFYQKFGFEIIETKKNYYKRIEPADAHVLQKSLRSPCAPPGGELQKAE; from the exons ATGAAAGG CCGGATCGAGCTGGGGGATGTTACGCCCCACAACATTAAACAGTTGAAACGCCTCAACCAGGTCATCTTCCCCGTCAGCTACAATGACAAATTCTACAAGGACGTGCTCGAAGTGGGAGAGCTCGCCAAGCTAG CGTACTTCAATGACATTGCGGTGGGGGCAGTGTGCTGCAGAGTGGACCACTCTCAGAACCAGAAGAGACTGTACATCATGACACTGGGCTGCCTAGCGCCCTACCGCAGATTAGGCATAG GAACGAAGATGCTGAACCATGTGTTAAACATCTGTGAGAAGGATGGCACTTTTGACAACATTTACCT TCATGTGCAGATCAGCAACGAGTCTGCAATCGACTTCTACCAGAAGTTTGGCTTTGAGATCATTGAGACGAAAAAGAACTACTACAAGAGGATAGAACCGGCAGATGCCCACGTGCTTCAGAAGAGCCTGCGCAGCCCTTGTGCGCCCCCTGGGGGAGAGCTGCAGAAGGCAGAGTAG